From Coraliomargarita parva, one genomic window encodes:
- a CDS encoding alpha/beta fold hydrolase yields the protein MLVCALHGFTGCGADFAPLLSALGGPHEIINAPIQWSCPNLPGHGARPELDCSAAATLQCIDHAVQSHPSSQTGKKVLLGYSMGGRAALLHACKQPQFWDALILISTNPGIENPEEKAVRAKADAEMALRIENSKLEAFLNEWQATPILRSQQDIRSDWRQSMRLNRLQHSVQGLANSMRDFGQGSFPNLWPQLDRLDMPILLLTGASDSKYTDIARQIKTRLGNRPVSHRIIPEAGHMPQLEAPVESIQAIRTFLGQVGY from the coding sequence ATGTTAGTTTGCGCACTTCATGGATTCACCGGATGCGGTGCTGACTTTGCCCCCTTGCTTAGTGCATTGGGAGGTCCCCATGAAATCATCAACGCACCGATCCAATGGAGCTGCCCCAACCTGCCGGGCCACGGAGCACGGCCCGAACTAGACTGTAGTGCCGCCGCCACGCTTCAATGCATCGATCATGCGGTCCAGTCCCACCCATCCTCCCAGACAGGCAAAAAAGTCCTGCTGGGTTATTCCATGGGAGGTAGAGCCGCGCTTTTGCATGCCTGCAAACAGCCCCAATTCTGGGATGCGCTGATCTTGATCAGTACCAATCCAGGAATCGAGAATCCGGAAGAAAAGGCAGTGCGGGCCAAGGCCGATGCGGAAATGGCATTGCGGATCGAGAACTCGAAGCTAGAAGCGTTTCTGAATGAGTGGCAAGCAACTCCGATCCTTCGCAGCCAGCAAGATATCCGCAGCGATTGGCGGCAGAGTATGCGATTAAACCGCTTGCAGCACAGCGTACAGGGGCTTGCCAATAGTATGCGTGATTTCGGGCAAGGCTCCTTTCCTAATCTTTGGCCACAGCTAGACCGACTCGATATGCCGATCCTGCTACTCACTGGCGCCTCAGACTCGAAATACACAGATATTGCCCGGCAAATAAAGACCCGGTTGGGTAACCGACCAGTCAGCCATAGGATCATCCCTGAAGCCGGCCACATGCCACAGCTGGAAGCACCGGTCGAATCCATTCAGGCGATCCGCACCTTCCTGGGGCAGGT
- a CDS encoding peptidylprolyl isomerase — MANVILETTQGSIEFKLYEDIAPKTCENFTTHIKNGYYDGIVFHRIIEEFMIQGGDPTGTGRGGESIWGEPFEDECARDLPFDRPGLLAMANAGPGTNGSQFFITTVPTPWLHMRHTIFGEVVNGMDTVDKLEKVSKGPGDRPIEEQKIISAKVVES, encoded by the coding sequence ATGGCCAACGTCATCCTCGAAACCACCCAGGGCAGCATTGAATTCAAGCTCTACGAAGACATTGCACCGAAGACCTGCGAAAATTTCACCACCCATATTAAGAACGGTTACTACGACGGAATCGTCTTCCACCGGATCATTGAGGAATTCATGATTCAAGGCGGCGACCCGACCGGAACCGGCCGCGGTGGCGAATCCATCTGGGGTGAACCCTTTGAGGATGAATGCGCGCGCGACCTGCCCTTCGACCGCCCCGGCCTGCTCGCCATGGCCAACGCCGGCCCAGGCACCAACGGCAGCCAGTTCTTTATCACCACCGTCCCGACCCCTTGGCTGCACATGCGCCACACGATCTTTGGCGAGGTCGTCAATGGCATGGATACCGTCGACAAACTCGAAAAGGTTTCCAAGGGCCCCGGCGACCGTCCGATCGAAGAACAAAAAATCATCTCGGCCAAAGTGGTCGAGTCCTAG
- the cobA gene encoding uroporphyrinogen-III C-methyltransferase: MSENGKVYLIGAGPGDPGLVTVRARELLESADVIVYDYLANNKLLEWTRPDAEKVYVGKSAGRHSIPQDEIEEILVERAQKGLQVVRLKGGDPFVFGRGGEEVRELEMDQIPYEIVPGVTAALASAAYAGIPLSHRDYSSSITFLTGHENPEKHELHIDFRNYAKGKGTLCVYMGIGQLPRIVAELKEGGMNGTTPVGIIEWATLNRQRSVFGTIDSILSDLEASGIGAPAMVIIGEVVGKRAKTEWFEGRPLFGKRIVVPRARQQAGELTRMLEENGAEVIELPFIEIVPAFDAKLVSEIFAGIAVYEWIIFTSANGVRQFFELFYKAYEDIRCLGPMRVAAVGAATAREIEKHRIKVDLIPKKANADALAEELIEQEGLEGIQVLVVTGNLNREGLVNTLETEGRAIVDTLPLYATRKAKLAEDPVATDIRKRGADLVLFTSSSTVRSYVEQSKYLQAEPGASKAAYASIGPQTSKTLKENGLDIAFEASESSLDHYVKDTISFFKQTTDPKQH, from the coding sequence ATGTCTGAAAACGGAAAAGTCTATCTCATTGGCGCAGGCCCCGGTGATCCGGGTCTGGTGACGGTGCGTGCCCGCGAGCTGCTTGAGTCAGCTGATGTCATCGTTTACGACTATTTGGCCAATAACAAACTCCTGGAATGGACGCGACCGGACGCGGAGAAGGTCTACGTCGGCAAAAGCGCCGGCCGCCATTCGATTCCGCAGGACGAAATCGAAGAGATCCTAGTCGAGCGCGCCCAAAAAGGCCTCCAAGTCGTACGCCTCAAGGGAGGCGATCCCTTTGTGTTTGGCCGAGGCGGCGAAGAAGTCCGGGAACTGGAAATGGACCAGATTCCCTACGAGATCGTGCCGGGAGTCACCGCCGCCCTCGCCTCTGCAGCCTATGCGGGCATTCCGCTCTCACACCGGGATTACAGCTCCTCAATCACCTTTCTCACCGGCCATGAAAACCCGGAGAAACACGAGCTCCATATCGACTTCCGGAATTACGCGAAAGGCAAGGGAACACTGTGCGTCTACATGGGTATCGGGCAACTGCCCCGGATTGTAGCCGAACTCAAGGAAGGCGGGATGAATGGCACCACTCCCGTCGGCATCATCGAATGGGCCACCCTGAACCGCCAACGCTCGGTTTTCGGGACAATTGACAGCATACTTTCAGACCTGGAAGCCTCGGGCATCGGGGCACCCGCCATGGTTATTATCGGCGAGGTCGTGGGCAAGCGCGCCAAGACCGAATGGTTTGAAGGTCGTCCGCTGTTCGGAAAACGAATCGTAGTCCCTCGCGCACGCCAGCAGGCCGGCGAACTGACGCGCATGCTGGAAGAGAATGGTGCGGAGGTCATCGAGCTCCCCTTCATCGAGATCGTACCCGCTTTTGATGCGAAACTGGTCAGTGAGATCTTCGCGGGTATCGCAGTCTACGAATGGATCATATTCACCAGCGCGAACGGCGTACGCCAGTTCTTCGAACTTTTCTACAAAGCATACGAAGACATCCGCTGTCTGGGCCCGATGCGTGTCGCCGCAGTAGGTGCCGCCACAGCCCGGGAAATTGAAAAACATCGTATCAAAGTCGACCTGATTCCGAAAAAAGCCAATGCCGATGCGCTGGCAGAAGAACTGATCGAGCAGGAAGGCTTGGAAGGCATCCAGGTACTGGTAGTCACCGGCAATCTAAACCGCGAGGGTCTGGTCAATACACTGGAAACGGAGGGGCGCGCGATTGTCGACACCCTTCCACTCTATGCCACCCGAAAGGCAAAGCTGGCCGAGGATCCAGTGGCAACCGACATCCGCAAGCGCGGAGCCGACCTGGTGCTCTTTACCAGTTCCTCCACAGTCCGTTCCTACGTCGAGCAATCCAAGTACCTGCAAGCGGAACCGGGCGCGAGCAAGGCGGCCTATGCAAGCATCGGCCCTCAAACCAGCAAGACCCTGAAGGAAAACGGACTCGATATCGCCTTTGAAGCCTCAGAATCTAGTCTCGACCACTACGTCAAAGACACTATTAGCTTCTTTAAACAAACAACAGATCCAAAACAGCACTAA
- the hemC gene encoding hydroxymethylbilane synthase, which produces MAPSPTLIATRKSPLALKQTEMVRAWLAEKLPDACFEDLPLSTKVDERLSWSLEKRGGIGLFTKELEDALLENRATLAVHSAKDMPTSFQQDLVIAGYLPRARANDVLVHKTGNPLPQSIASSSPRRRAQVGLLQPQAEWTTIRGNVATRLRKIVEGEAEATLLAAAGLDRLGIEGHEGLEFMELPIEEVVPAPGQAAVAIQCRESELSKYEHLFCEQTKLAVSLERAFLRKLGGGCQTPVGAHYAGGSFYIFHPEIGHTSFEFEIETLSDIDGVLSAIFSDLKL; this is translated from the coding sequence ATGGCTCCCTCACCCACCCTCATCGCGACCCGAAAAAGTCCGCTGGCGCTCAAACAAACCGAAATGGTGCGTGCCTGGCTGGCCGAGAAGCTGCCGGATGCGTGTTTTGAGGACCTGCCACTTAGCACCAAGGTGGACGAGCGCCTGAGTTGGTCGCTCGAAAAGCGCGGGGGGATCGGCCTCTTCACAAAGGAACTGGAAGACGCATTATTGGAGAACCGGGCCACACTGGCAGTGCACAGCGCAAAGGACATGCCGACCAGTTTCCAGCAGGACCTCGTAATCGCCGGCTACCTGCCTCGAGCTCGGGCAAATGACGTACTGGTACACAAAACCGGCAACCCGCTCCCACAGAGCATCGCTTCCAGCAGTCCGCGACGACGTGCCCAGGTCGGCCTGCTTCAGCCACAGGCCGAATGGACCACGATCCGTGGCAATGTGGCCACCCGCCTACGCAAGATCGTCGAAGGCGAAGCCGAAGCCACACTTCTGGCCGCCGCGGGTCTGGACCGTCTCGGAATTGAAGGCCATGAAGGTCTCGAATTCATGGAACTTCCCATCGAGGAAGTCGTTCCAGCTCCGGGACAGGCAGCCGTCGCCATCCAATGCCGCGAATCGGAGTTATCGAAGTACGAGCACCTTTTCTGCGAACAAACGAAACTGGCGGTTAGCTTGGAGCGCGCCTTCCTACGAAAACTCGGAGGCGGTTGCCAGACTCCTGTCGGCGCCCATTATGCCGGAGGCAGCTTTTATATTTTCCATCCTGAAATCGGCCACACCAGCTTCGAATTCGAAATTGAAACGCTCTCCGATATCGACGGCGTACTTTCCGCAATTTTCAGTGACCTGAAACTTTAG
- the ilvC gene encoding ketol-acid reductoisomerase → MPAKVYTDKDADLRVLKKKTLAIIGYGSQGHAHAQNLKDSGLNVIIGLYKKSKSVKVAQSQGFEVYETAEAVKKADVIMLAVPDMKQPEIYENDILPNLEKGKTLAFTHGLAIHFGLIEAPKGIDVIMVAPKGPGHVVRSQYVEGKGVPALIAINKGSSKDAKKVALAWAKGVGGTRAGVIETTFKEECETDLFGEQAVLCGGASALVQAGFETLVEAGYQPEMAYFECLHELKLIVDLMVESGISGMRFSISETAEWGDYISGPRVINASSKKAMKAILKDIQTGKFTKNWVKEYKAGLPNYKQFVKDGQNHPIEKTGQRLRSLMPWVKKRNIKGAQAAYN, encoded by the coding sequence ATGCCTGCAAAAGTATACACCGACAAGGACGCCGATCTGCGTGTCCTCAAAAAGAAAACTCTGGCAATCATCGGTTACGGCTCCCAAGGCCACGCCCATGCACAGAACCTGAAGGACAGCGGCCTGAATGTAATCATCGGCCTCTATAAGAAGAGCAAGTCCGTAAAGGTGGCCCAAAGCCAAGGCTTTGAAGTCTATGAGACTGCAGAAGCGGTCAAGAAGGCCGACGTCATCATGCTGGCAGTGCCGGACATGAAGCAGCCTGAAATTTACGAGAACGACATCCTCCCCAACCTCGAGAAGGGCAAGACTCTGGCTTTCACGCACGGTCTGGCCATTCACTTCGGCTTGATCGAAGCTCCCAAGGGCATCGATGTCATCATGGTCGCCCCGAAGGGCCCGGGTCATGTGGTTCGCAGCCAATACGTAGAGGGCAAGGGCGTCCCTGCCCTGATCGCAATCAACAAGGGCTCCTCCAAGGATGCCAAGAAGGTTGCCTTGGCATGGGCCAAGGGTGTGGGCGGCACACGCGCCGGCGTCATCGAAACAACTTTCAAGGAAGAGTGCGAAACCGACCTCTTTGGTGAGCAAGCCGTGCTTTGCGGCGGCGCTTCCGCACTGGTTCAAGCCGGTTTCGAAACTCTCGTTGAAGCAGGTTACCAACCCGAGATGGCTTACTTCGAATGCTTGCATGAGCTGAAGCTGATCGTCGACCTGATGGTCGAGTCCGGCATCTCCGGCATGCGTTTCTCCATCTCCGAAACGGCTGAATGGGGCGACTACATCTCCGGACCGCGCGTCATCAACGCCTCCTCCAAGAAGGCAATGAAGGCGATCCTGAAGGACATCCAAACCGGCAAGTTCACCAAGAACTGGGTGAAGGAGTACAAGGCAGGCCTGCCGAACTACAAGCAGTTCGTCAAGGACGGTCAAAACCACCCGATCGAAAAGACCGGTCAACGCCTCCGTTCGCTCATGCCGTGGGTCAAGAAGCGCAACATCAAGGGCGCTCAGGCAGCTTACAACTAA
- the ilvN gene encoding acetolactate synthase small subunit: MRHIISILVENKFGVLARIAGMFSGRGFNIETLNVGPMTDERFSRITATIIGDSDALDQAIKQVNKLINVLEVTEFSSGQATEREMLMLKVSASAGQRSEIMQVCDIFRAKIIDVAPETVNIEMTGNANKVTAFLNLVEPYGIIEMARTGNLALKRG, translated from the coding sequence ATGCGTCACATCATCTCTATCCTCGTCGAAAACAAGTTCGGAGTACTTGCGCGGATTGCCGGCATGTTCAGCGGCCGTGGCTTCAATATCGAAACTCTGAATGTAGGCCCGATGACGGACGAGCGTTTTTCCCGGATCACCGCAACGATCATCGGCGATAGTGATGCGCTGGACCAGGCCATCAAGCAAGTGAACAAGTTGATCAACGTGCTTGAAGTGACCGAATTTTCCAGTGGCCAGGCCACCGAACGGGAAATGTTAATGCTAAAAGTAAGTGCCTCTGCCGGACAACGTTCCGAAATCATGCAGGTGTGCGACATTTTCCGCGCCAAGATTATCGATGTGGCCCCGGAAACCGTAAACATTGAGATGACCGGCAATGCCAACAAGGTTACGGCCTTCCTCAATTTGGTCGAACCGTACGGAATCATCGAGATGGCCCGCACGGGCAACCTCGCACTGAAGCGTGGTTAA
- a CDS encoding DUF1318 domain-containing protein: protein MLLCLLPGATLVSRADGSETELIQQMDARLASIVELKLAGKVGENNRALLEARSVLDRDERRLLSQENRDRLAFYEIIADRTGVALADVQAKRAQAIRENSPKRVWLQSPSGDWYRE, encoded by the coding sequence TTGCTTCTCTGCCTATTGCCTGGGGCGACTCTGGTCTCACGGGCCGATGGTTCCGAAACCGAACTGATCCAGCAGATGGATGCCCGATTGGCTAGTATTGTTGAGCTCAAGCTCGCGGGGAAAGTCGGGGAAAACAATCGGGCTTTGCTTGAGGCCCGCTCAGTACTGGACCGTGATGAGCGCCGTCTGTTATCCCAGGAGAACCGCGATCGTCTTGCATTTTATGAAATCATCGCGGACCGTACCGGTGTCGCTTTGGCGGATGTTCAGGCGAAGCGTGCCCAGGCGATTCGCGAAAACTCGCCTAAGCGTGTCTGGTTACAGTCTCCATCGGGCGATTGGTACCGGGAATAG
- a CDS encoding ATP-binding protein — protein sequence MKKRGFLFALKFLLVLLGVAFSAQIAVSLADPRLENNVNQLAPVFGVSLGIVLVGGYRYLPAVFLGALLSGNITGGGLSVVFSVPLAATLTAGIGRRFVRTFIPAELDMERMRDTLIVLFGGAICVTFIGVLLEVSLLSVAGHQFEQVGFREVFLMHWLAASVGAIITVPVLVSWSHRGGFRLGSGRLCEVMLWFATLLVFGYITFRNWAPTDVLLYPMELAIFPIMAWAAVRFGMRGASAGVLALALLAAWVLIPVLDGGGYISQSPASVWIFIGIVSLTSVILAAVMSELRRREAQMVENESRLRAFTDALPDVVFVFSSTGIIQDSFAANRAIEANHRIVSTATIRGKHLSALFDGDLSRQLLAVIETALTEDRVCTLEYALESVDFGTHWFEARVSPMASPFSETKDRVVWVAYNISGRKASEAALLNRDRVLMATARANSDLLVKEDLDDGVFSALSEVSEALGVDRAYIFHVSGRQEDNFLVLQASHEWLRDENCPQVMASPALAHAPMEEYFPGWLKAFEEDGLLRIDDTATVRLDPLSLLREIQTKSVLAIPMWYNGSLRGFLAMDFCSRPHVWQESEINAVRVLAIGLSGIFIIRQRERELRVAKERADAASLAKGEFLAVMSHEIRTPMNAIIGYTDLLRQSDLDESQAEQASIIKRSGAALLELINNILDYSKIESQALELECRKFDLEQIVCEALESILPSAKDKGLKVDFEIGPGVDEFYRGDAHRIRQILVNLASNAVKFTSRGSVTLHVNPSAGGLEDNFNQRLHFEVIDTGCGIPTSKAEGIFQPFSQADYSTTREFGGTGLGLAISKKLVERMNGRLWVESRVGEGANFQFEIDLQRYVAGTLSNSPFALQGGIDDDLDESFSQNYPMDILLCEDDQDNRWVIKELLETLGYRPNIAEESEQLIELLSERRYDVILLDIRLPGRSGLEISRLIREGDILATPKEQYLIAVTAYAMEDDRDKCMESGMNDYLSKPLEIHRLKQSLILAYKSVVHAL from the coding sequence ATGAAGAAGCGGGGTTTTCTTTTTGCTCTAAAGTTCCTTCTGGTCCTCCTCGGTGTTGCCTTTTCGGCGCAAATTGCGGTTTCCCTGGCGGATCCCCGTCTCGAAAATAACGTCAACCAGCTCGCACCCGTCTTCGGTGTGAGCCTGGGGATTGTCTTGGTCGGCGGATATCGCTATCTCCCTGCGGTTTTCCTTGGTGCCTTATTATCAGGTAACATAACGGGGGGAGGGCTATCTGTCGTTTTCAGTGTGCCTCTGGCTGCGACGCTTACGGCCGGTATTGGACGTCGGTTTGTGAGGACGTTTATTCCCGCTGAACTCGATATGGAGCGTATGCGCGATACGCTCATTGTGCTCTTCGGTGGTGCGATCTGCGTGACTTTTATTGGTGTGCTGCTGGAAGTGTCGCTTCTGAGCGTCGCCGGACATCAGTTTGAGCAGGTGGGTTTCCGGGAGGTCTTTCTGATGCACTGGCTCGCGGCTTCGGTCGGGGCGATTATTACGGTCCCGGTACTCGTGTCATGGTCACATCGAGGTGGTTTTCGGCTTGGTTCCGGGCGTTTGTGTGAAGTGATGCTGTGGTTCGCCACCTTGCTGGTCTTTGGCTACATTACATTCCGGAACTGGGCTCCCACCGATGTGCTGCTCTACCCGATGGAGTTGGCGATCTTTCCTATCATGGCTTGGGCGGCCGTCCGCTTCGGAATGCGGGGTGCCTCCGCTGGTGTGCTTGCGCTGGCGTTGCTTGCGGCCTGGGTATTGATCCCGGTGCTGGATGGTGGTGGCTATATCAGCCAGAGCCCGGCCAGCGTCTGGATCTTCATCGGTATTGTCTCGCTCACATCAGTGATTCTGGCTGCCGTCATGTCTGAGTTGCGCAGGCGCGAAGCACAAATGGTCGAGAATGAAAGCCGCTTGAGGGCCTTTACGGATGCACTCCCGGATGTCGTCTTCGTATTTTCCAGTACGGGTATCATCCAGGATTCATTTGCCGCCAATCGTGCGATTGAGGCGAACCACAGAATTGTGAGCACTGCAACGATTCGTGGAAAGCATCTCAGTGCGCTGTTTGATGGAGACCTCTCCCGGCAGCTTTTAGCTGTCATTGAAACGGCCTTGACGGAGGACCGTGTCTGTACCCTGGAGTATGCACTTGAGTCTGTTGACTTCGGTACCCACTGGTTTGAGGCTCGAGTATCTCCCATGGCATCTCCCTTTTCTGAAACGAAGGACCGGGTGGTCTGGGTCGCCTACAATATTTCGGGACGCAAGGCTTCTGAGGCCGCCCTGTTGAATCGCGACCGTGTGCTTATGGCGACGGCACGGGCAAATTCCGACTTGCTGGTGAAGGAAGATTTGGATGATGGGGTCTTTTCGGCATTGAGTGAAGTGTCCGAGGCCTTGGGGGTGGATCGTGCCTACATCTTTCACGTCAGTGGCAGGCAAGAGGATAATTTCCTCGTGCTTCAAGCTAGCCACGAGTGGCTAAGGGATGAGAATTGCCCTCAGGTGATGGCCAGTCCGGCTTTGGCTCATGCGCCCATGGAAGAGTATTTCCCCGGCTGGCTGAAGGCGTTTGAGGAGGACGGTTTGCTCCGTATCGATGATACGGCGACGGTTCGTTTGGATCCACTTTCGCTTCTGCGTGAAATTCAAACAAAGTCGGTTCTCGCGATTCCCATGTGGTACAATGGTAGTCTGAGGGGATTTCTCGCCATGGATTTCTGCTCCCGACCTCACGTCTGGCAGGAAAGCGAGATCAATGCGGTGCGCGTCTTGGCGATCGGGCTTTCCGGTATCTTCATCATCCGTCAGCGAGAGCGGGAACTGCGTGTCGCGAAGGAGCGGGCCGATGCCGCCAGTCTCGCCAAAGGAGAGTTTCTCGCAGTGATGAGTCATGAGATCCGGACGCCCATGAACGCGATCATTGGTTACACTGACTTATTACGGCAAAGCGATCTGGATGAGTCGCAAGCGGAACAGGCGTCGATTATCAAGCGAAGTGGTGCCGCCTTGCTTGAACTGATTAATAATATTCTGGATTATTCGAAAATCGAATCCCAAGCCTTGGAGCTGGAATGCCGAAAGTTCGATTTGGAGCAAATCGTCTGTGAAGCACTTGAGTCGATCTTGCCTTCCGCTAAGGATAAGGGGCTTAAAGTGGATTTCGAGATCGGTCCCGGAGTGGATGAATTCTACCGTGGTGATGCGCACCGTATCCGTCAAATCTTGGTGAACCTTGCGAGTAATGCGGTCAAATTTACCAGTCGAGGTTCGGTCACGCTTCATGTGAATCCGTCAGCAGGCGGGCTTGAGGATAATTTCAACCAGCGCTTACACTTCGAGGTCATCGACACGGGGTGTGGCATACCGACGTCCAAGGCAGAGGGAATCTTTCAGCCTTTCTCCCAGGCAGACTATTCGACGACTCGCGAATTCGGTGGTACCGGTTTGGGGCTGGCGATTTCCAAAAAGCTTGTGGAACGGATGAACGGTCGCTTGTGGGTTGAGAGTCGCGTCGGAGAAGGGGCGAATTTTCAGTTTGAGATCGACTTGCAGCGCTATGTCGCGGGTACGCTGTCCAATAGTCCCTTTGCTCTTCAGGGGGGGATTGATGACGATCTGGACGAGTCTTTTTCTCAAAACTATCCGATGGATATCCTGCTTTGTGAGGACGATCAGGATAACCGATGGGTCATCAAGGAACTGCTAGAGACGCTCGGGTACCGGCCGAATATTGCCGAGGAGTCGGAACAGTTGATTGAATTGCTGAGCGAGCGTCGTTATGACGTGATCCTTTTGGATATCCGGCTTCCTGGGCGTAGTGGTTTGGAAATCAGTCGCTTGATTCGTGAGGGAGACATCTTGGCGACTCCGAAGGAGCAATACCTGATCGCAGTGACTGCTTACGCTATGGAGGATGATCGCGATAAATGCATGGAGAGTGGCATGAACGATTACTTGAGTAAGCCCCTTGAGATCCATCGTCTGAAACAGTCACTCATTCTAGCGTACAAATCTGTGGTTCATGCACTCTGA
- a CDS encoding lysophospholipid acyltransferase family protein has protein sequence MHSESALNEAGQLIDLKGILRQQGCPEAFVGVADFFLGHLLSVRPINRHYPRFLRELRKSKDVGEGNFFMSVLKYMGIQFEIDADAYAKIPKEGPLLVVANHPYGGIDGVVLGAMLQGLRPDSKVMGNYLLGLIPGLKEHIVEVDPFEAEHSMASNITGMRRALDHLKDGGCLGVFPSGEVSSYKKDCRGVADREWSKHVVNLALRSNSKVLPVYFHGSNGFVFQLLGLIHPRLRTLMLSREFYHARGQTLKVNIGEPIAPDYLTRFDSRKLATDFLRAKTYELGQRTAVHGMRFPFRQLGGHSHVALSPLAPPQLKHRLRNEVEALPDRHCLARQKHFAVYYAKAAKIPTVLLEIGRLREETFRAVEEGTGQARDLDVFDSYYTHLFMWDHRNDAIVGAYRVAIVEDVVRSHGIAGLYTNTLFRYQSGFIRKLGPAAELGRSFVCLQYQRKHASLALIWRGIGEFMALHPGCRTLFGPVSITSAYNRISKDLMVSFFREHNFDDELSSYVRPRNPPKTRKRIPGMSLKRIGESLKSIDAISAIISGFEEDKKGIPMLLRHYLKLNGVLVSFNVDPAFSDVIDGLILVDVTKSDKRLLERYFGKDAYGDIMKHLPAEVDQPELQEESVLS, from the coding sequence ATGCACTCTGAATCTGCTTTGAATGAGGCCGGCCAGTTGATTGACCTGAAGGGAATTCTTCGACAGCAGGGCTGTCCCGAAGCCTTTGTCGGAGTGGCTGATTTTTTCCTCGGGCATTTGCTTTCCGTTCGGCCAATCAATCGGCATTACCCGCGCTTTCTACGGGAGCTTCGGAAGTCGAAAGACGTTGGCGAGGGAAATTTTTTCATGTCGGTCCTCAAATATATGGGGATACAGTTTGAGATCGATGCGGATGCTTATGCTAAAATTCCTAAGGAAGGGCCTTTACTGGTTGTGGCCAATCATCCTTATGGAGGTATCGATGGTGTTGTCCTTGGAGCGATGCTTCAGGGGCTTAGGCCGGACAGCAAAGTGATGGGCAACTATTTGCTGGGGCTTATCCCTGGCTTGAAGGAGCACATTGTCGAAGTGGATCCTTTTGAAGCGGAGCATTCGATGGCTTCCAATATCACTGGGATGCGGCGTGCTCTTGACCACCTGAAAGATGGCGGCTGCTTGGGCGTGTTTCCTTCGGGGGAGGTCTCGAGTTATAAGAAGGATTGCCGTGGGGTCGCGGATCGGGAGTGGTCCAAACATGTCGTGAACCTTGCGTTGCGATCCAATTCAAAGGTCCTTCCGGTTTATTTTCATGGTTCGAACGGTTTTGTTTTCCAGTTGCTTGGCTTGATTCACCCCCGGCTTCGGACCTTGATGCTTTCGCGTGAGTTTTATCATGCCCGTGGGCAGACCTTGAAAGTGAATATAGGGGAGCCGATTGCTCCCGACTATCTGACGCGCTTTGACTCGAGGAAACTCGCGACCGACTTTCTCAGAGCAAAGACCTATGAGTTGGGCCAGCGGACAGCTGTGCATGGCATGCGCTTTCCCTTTAGGCAGTTAGGCGGACATTCGCATGTGGCGCTGTCACCATTGGCACCGCCTCAGTTGAAGCATCGCTTGCGCAATGAAGTTGAGGCCTTGCCGGATCGGCATTGTTTGGCTCGGCAAAAACATTTTGCGGTGTATTATGCGAAAGCGGCAAAAATACCGACGGTATTGCTTGAGATCGGACGTTTGAGGGAAGAAACGTTTCGGGCAGTGGAGGAGGGCACGGGGCAGGCCCGTGACCTTGATGTCTTCGATAGTTATTATACGCACTTGTTCATGTGGGATCATCGGAACGATGCGATTGTCGGTGCCTACCGTGTTGCGATCGTCGAGGATGTGGTCCGGTCGCATGGTATCGCGGGCCTCTACACTAACACCTTGTTCCGCTATCAGTCCGGCTTTATTCGAAAGCTCGGACCTGCTGCTGAGCTTGGACGTTCCTTTGTCTGTCTTCAATATCAGCGCAAACATGCCTCATTGGCTTTGATCTGGCGTGGTATTGGCGAATTTATGGCTTTGCACCCCGGTTGCCGTACGCTCTTCGGACCAGTCAGCATTACGAGTGCTTACAACCGGATTTCGAAGGATTTAATGGTGAGTTTTTTTCGGGAGCATAATTTTGACGATGAATTGTCCTCCTATGTCAGGCCGAGGAATCCTCCTAAAACCCGTAAGCGCATACCCGGGATGTCGTTAAAACGCATTGGCGAGTCGCTTAAATCCATTGATGCGATCTCGGCGATCATTTCCGGTTTTGAGGAAGATAAGAAAGGGATCCCGATGCTGCTTCGACATTATTTGAAGCTGAATGGCGTACTTGTTAGCTTTAACGTCGATCCGGCTTTCAGTGATGTGATCGACGGCTTGATACTAGTTGATGTAACGAAGTCAGATAAGCGTTTGCTGGAGCGTTATTTCGGGAAAGACGCTTACGGTGATATTATGAAGCATTTGCCAGCGGAGGTTGATCAGCCGGAACTTCAGGAAGAGTCTGTGTTGTCCTAG